The genomic region gtgacaaagagttcacctttttaaaacagattacagattaaagattattttaaactgtttttagtggttcaaagttattggGTTATGGTTACATCCACATCAACCCCCATTTTACTGGCactggtacacacccactgttctgtacttcattcttcaattttcatttctcttttaatcagtgatatgcaTTCAGCACGATCGTCAGCTCCcgttgggcactgcagttttctaacgcataAATTAGAGGATAATTTGTTTtagaaaatgttcaaattataacataatgatccacaggtgtcatagattataactatattgcAGACACAGGCACAATATGTCTATATATGttattttctcatgtttttctcCAGCATATCAACAACGACCACATTCACGGGGAGAAGAAGGAGTTCGTGTGCCGCTGGGAGGAGTGTTCTCGGGAACAGAAGCCCTTTAAGGCGCAGTACATGCTGGTGGTCCATATGAGGCGCCATACAGGGGAAAAGCCACACAAATGCACAGTAAGAATCAACGCATGCTCCAAATAAatgaacacatacattttagCAAAAAGGCTGCAAAATGTAGATTCATTCGTATAAAAAATAGTACCCTGAAATATTCAGTCGGTAATAGCAATGTTTATTCAATACTCTGAGGGGCTGTACCCAATTTCTTTCatgtaacactttttttttttgccccagtATGAATATATAGTAAAAGCAGTTCTTACAGCCCTTAGTGGGTTCAGAGGCACAAGTAACATGAGGAGCGCAGACCGTGCACCATAAAATCTGATAGACAGACTTAggtttttaaatgtacataaCTGTTTGGTTGATCTgacctgtttgttcctgtgcAGTTTGAGGGTTGTGCAAAGGCCTACTCACGTCTGGAGAACCTGAAGACTCACCTGAGGTCTCACACTGGAGAAAAGCCCTATGTGTGTGAGCATGAAGGCTGTAACAAGGCCTTCTCCAACGCGTCGGACCGCGCCAAGCACCAGAACAGAACACATTCCAATGAGGTAGTAATTGTATATTCAAGGCCTGTATCTGTCTAAAGGGTTTTAAGTGAAATTGGTTTATACATTTGATATTGGTTTATAAATGGCATAAGCAGTAAAAACCATAAAGGGCTTGtgtaatgtatatatatattttattttgatcagattttttatgattattttggCAATTAGCATGTCAAAATAATTGATTCCCAGAAactaataaaaactgaaaataattacacattttgacCTAAGCAGTTCTGTGATGCCACTTAAACGCATTCAATTCTAacttgtgtaattttttttcagaaacCCTACGTCTGCAAAATCCCAGGCTGCACCAAACGCTACACTGACCCTAGCTCTCTCCGGAAGCACGTGAAGACGGTGCATGGGCCCGAAGCGCACGTCACCAAGAAGCAGCGCGGAGACTACCCCCACCCACGCCCCCCACAGCCCAGAGAACCAGGGGCCCACGGGCAGGGCCGCTCCCCAGGCTCCCTGCCTCTGGGGCCCTTCTCTGACCAAAGGGAGTACAATCATTCTACCTCAAAACAGGACGACTGCCTGCAGGTCAAATCTATCAAGACAGAGAAGCCCATGGTAAGAACTCTACAAAAGATgttgcaaaaaatatttaaaggtcctatattatgcaaaattgactcttgtgagctttaagccatgttagaatgttgttacctcctcaaaaacatacccagtgtgggttttgtttcattcacacatgtttgagtaactctttattattagtttatgtacatctccgaagctcaaaatgctcagctCCCCTTTCTCATGTCATtgagcggtagttttcaagttaacagctccttttacctttagttcaatagatgggcaattccagggctgaaattatccaaatgattttgtttaagaacacagtggagcactttctgtattaccacatgacagaAAGCATCTCTGTCATCAATGCCTAAatatgcctaaatatgcagggtttgtatgttaaacatgtgtgaataaataaaatacaaaatagcgtagatagataagtttaatgccatacagtggaacaatccaggctaagcaataacatctccatggagacaagcaactggTGGACCTCTTACCAAAATCCATGCACAAAAATGCACATTTAATATGTGGATTTTGGACCTAGaatatttaacttattttacgataataataataataaaaaataataatatcagtgttatttttttatatattttgcccAGTACCCATGTTCTATGTcagcataaaaaacagaaaaagtattaaatattgcaaatCAATTCAATAATCTGATTCCCACAACTCCCATGCTACTACTATTCTTACTACTATTTCTATgactacttctacttttactaatgctaacgctaatgccaatcctaatactaatactaatactaataccgATAAACTGAActaatattactattactaatgATAATAAATTGATGACATccactcaaataaacaataaatgcaataaattgTCCCATTTGCTTCTTTTCAACATTTGCTTTATTGTAACATGTAAAAGCAACCTCTCTCACTATGTGGGCTACTAACAACTCTTCTAACAACTCCTTTTCCCCTCTTCCTTCTGTGCTTGggcttgtgtctgctcctctttgtGGACAGTGGGTGAtcaggtgagacaggtgtggGCCGATCCATCTGTGATGTATCCACTTCTCCATAGTCCCTCTGTGCTGTTTTTTACCACTCATAGCAACTGCACTCAAAAGTACATGACCACCTCACCAAGTCATTTTATGTGTTTAATTATGAAGGAACAGCAGAAATGTCTACTCTCATTGTTTGTGATCAGACCTGGTATAAAAAGTATGAGCAAATCGTAGTGATCTAATGAACCAAAAGAGTCTCAGAAAAGTTTATCCAATTTGATATTCCTCTCATTACCAAAATATGATTTGtgcttaattttaatttatgagCTTGCACAATAATTATACTAttcactgccacagaaaaaaaacaaattttatttttacaatccATTTTTATGTTGGTGTTACAAGACTTtgtcatttgaaaatgtttCATTGCTCATCAAAACCATACATGTCCCCCTGCATCCCTCAGTACTACATAGGTATGTTGTACTGAGTTCTTTCGTATTTGTTGAGTACAttcaaactgtttatttttgaccaatcaACTGTTAAGCACACTGTagcaaatacatttcaaaacttGTCAGGGTTCATTCTTGTCTAAGTAAAAAGAGTTTGCACACCAGGGGACCTAACTGTCTCGTTGTTTGTGCTTGTCAGACGTCTCAGCCAAGCCCTGGCGGTCAGTCTGCATGCAGCAGTGAGCAGTCCCCCGTCAGCTCCTATCCCAGCGGTGGAGTCCAGTTTGCTGTGAGTGTGGGGGGCCTGGCAGGGGAGGGGctagaggaggatgaggagagagaggaggaagaggaggctgaGGACGAGTGTGAGGGACAGGGAGCACCCATCATGGACTCCACCGTCTCCACGGCAACAGCCACCATGCTAACCCTGCAGGCGCGTCGCAACCTGGGCCGGCCCCTGCGCTGGATGGAGCACCTCAAGATGGAGCGACTGAAGCAGGTGAACGGAGGTCTGCCCAGGCTGTCCCCAACACCCCCACCCAGAGCCCCCGCACCGCCTGCACCCATGGGAAAGGGTAAGCACTGCACAGATGGATACATATCTCTAtggtcaataataaaaaagggtGTTTCCCAAGGTTCAATCCCTGGCCCATTACTTTACTTTGTATATTAATATTTCCCCCTTCTCTTCCTATTCTACAGCCCATTTTTAAGCGGATGACACAGTTTTATATTCACCCACAGCTCAGGAAGCtctaaaaatgcatttgatatttttcaagAGCCACTAATAAATCTAAAACTGGACCTAAATTtgtcaaaaactaaaatgatgCACTTTAGTAGATCTAATGTCACAGTCTCATATGATCCCATCTGTACTTTAAATGGTGACCTCATTTAACAACTCCCTCATTATAAATACCTCGGTATTTTGTTGGATGATGGGCtatcttttaaaacacattgaCAACCATtcacaaaaacttaaaattcaAATAGGTTTTCTTTACAGAAGGttgtttttcatataaaaataggaAAACATGAATTCAATCTACAGTCCTTTCTTCACTGGGTTATGATGGCATTATTTATGGTGACGCAGCAAACGGTAccttaaaaaaatgttgttactATTTACCACAGTGCACTTCCTTTCATTACTTTTCACAGTTACTACATTCATCTCTATGCACAGCAACATTCACTGGACCTCACTACACATCCTTAGACTTATACACACCCACAACTTCGTTTATAAAGCTATACTACCAAAACTTCCACAGAGCAGTCCTTGTGCACATACAAAAGTCTAACCATGTTTCTGGTGTGCATCCTTAGGGCCGTGTGAGTCTCGCCCGTGGCCCATGTCAGACCTGGGCAGTACGGAGCTCACGGTGCTGAGCTTGTGGAGGGATCGTCGGGACAGCAGTGGCAGTGCAGCCAGCTCGGCCTACTTGAGCAGCAGCCTCTCCCCCTGCCTCTCCAGTCGCCGCTCCAGCCAGAACTCCACCCACCAGCGCCTCCACAACCGCAGCTCCACCGACTCCTATGACCCCATCTCCACCGATGCCTCACGCCGCTCCAGCGAGGCCAGCCAGTGTGGAGGGGCGGGGGGCCTGGGCGGGTATTCTGGGGGGGTGGGCTTAACGGGCTCCAGGGGGTCTCTGAGCTTGACCCCAGCTCAGCACTACCACCTGAAGGCCAAGTATGCTGCAGCCACAGGTGGtcctcctcccactcctctGCCCAACATGAAGCCTCACCCAGGATCCATGGAAGACAGCACCTCCAACCACTTGCCCCCTTTGGTGCGGCCTCAGCACTGCAGCAACACCACTGCTCACATGGGTGCTCACTTGGGTGCTCACATAGGTGCTCAAGTGGGTGCTCACGTGGGATACAGGAGGAGGGTGCCTTACCCCGGGGAGGGGCCCATGAGCGGAGCCCGCAGAGCCAGTGACCCTGTGCGGACACAAGTGTGTGATTCTGGCAACACGGCCCCAATGCAGCGCTTCAATAGTCTTAACAACCTCCACCCTCTGCCCCCCCTCTCCCACCATCCAGCTCCTGAACCCCGCCTGACCCTGCACAACTACACTGGTGCAGAGGGCAGCTCACAGCAGGCCGGCAACCCCAGCATCGCGGAGCAGGCCGCTCTGGAGGCTCTGGCCATGGAGGACAGTGGGGCAGGGCTGCTGCTGGGGGATGAGTACATCCTCCCAGATGAGCTGGTCCACTACCTGCACTCACAGGCTCAGGCAGAAGGGGACTACCTGCAGCATCAGGACCAAGCACCAGTGAGTCAAAGGGACTTCTACCAGCCACAAGGTGGCACTCTGGGACAAAGTATAGCATTCCCTCAGCAccaaggagcagagagaaggagtcCCAGCAAACTGCCCATCCAGTGGAATGAGGTGAGCTCTGGCAGTGCAGACATGTCTCCTCAGAGAGGATCCTACTCCCAGTGTGAGAGGTGGTCCAGTGCAGAGCACAAACCCTTTGGACGCTTCTCCAACATGGTGGTCCAACAGTGCATCCCGGAGCTCCAAAGTGCTTGCAGTGGCAGCCCAGCTGTAAAGACAGAGTCCTCTCGGCTCTCCTCTATGGAGCTGAGAGGCTCTCATAATACTCTGAACTTTAAACAGCAGTCTGCTCATGGACCTCAGAAGCAGAACTACACAGCCTCCTGTCATGTGGGAAACAATCTGGTACTAAACAGAACCATGGACAACCTGTGTGCACTGTCCCAAAGCTCAGGGCCCCCTCTTCACAGACTGCCCTTCGTCCCTCGACCCCCGGCCCACGGCAGGAACCACTCTGTGCGCAGCTACAACTCCCAGAGCTCTGAGAGGCCCGAGGGACTGCACCGTCTGCAGGGGGTCCATCCACAGAGGAGTAGGACCAGCTGCCCTGCACCTCTGGGGCCTGGGGTCAAACTGGAGGCTCCGGATGATGGATATTTGGAGCAGGGGTTTGGGCAGCTCTCCTTTGAGTGTGTGGAGAAGCCATCTCTGTGCCCTGTGCTGGAGGACCACCTCGGCTCTGCGGAGGAGGGCACAGGACAGGAGGCCTTGCTCTCCCCCGCCTCAGACCAGGTGACCAGCACAGTGGAGGCCTCAGTGGGAGTCCTGGAGGAGGCTGTGAGTCTGGACTTTGGGCTGATGCTGGAGGAC from Periophthalmus magnuspinnatus isolate fPerMag1 chromosome 20, fPerMag1.2.pri, whole genome shotgun sequence harbors:
- the gli3 gene encoding transcriptional activator GLI3 gives rise to the protein METQSQASSAAEKKKRVETIVATKGSSARNDISEKAVASSTTSNEDESSGPPYHRERRNAISSEAPTTGAPDRSVTEEPSTSTEERPSQLKKELHSALPHLPEHALPYRGTLFAMDPRNGYLDTHYSAPQFFPTFHPPVPIDDRHAQGRYIYEPSPVPPLHVPPVLAGSPAFSDISLIRISPQRNPSVGAESPFHPPHPYINPYMDYIRSLHSSPSVSVLSRGLSPADAPHTGLTTAEYYHQMALLAGHRSPYTADLLPSVASTAGATGASALHMEYLQAMDSSRFPSPRLPSRPSRKRPLPISPLSEHSFDLQTMIRNSPNSLVTMLNHSRSSSSTSGSYGHLSAGAISPALSFAYPPTPVALHVHQQLMSRQPGIVGSAFGHSPPLIHPTPAFATQRPVPGIPPPGLSASERSALSNDSSQTKPTSESAVSSTGDPMHHKRSKLKPEEQLPSPGVLSVQDHPDGMTLVKEEGDKDESKQEPEVVYETNCHWENCCREFDTQDQLVQHINNDHIHGEKKEFVCRWEECSREQKPFKAQYMLVVHMRRHTGEKPHKCTFEGCAKAYSRLENLKTHLRSHTGEKPYVCEHEGCNKAFSNASDRAKHQNRTHSNEKPYVCKIPGCTKRYTDPSSLRKHVKTVHGPEAHVTKKQRGDYPHPRPPQPREPGAHGQGRSPGSLPLGPFSDQREYNHSTSKQDDCLQVKSIKTEKPMTSQPSPGGQSACSSEQSPVSSYPSGGVQFAVSVGGLAGEGLEEDEEREEEEEAEDECEGQGAPIMDSTVSTATATMLTLQARRNLGRPLRWMEHLKMERLKQVNGGLPRLSPTPPPRAPAPPAPMGKGPCESRPWPMSDLGSTELTVLSLWRDRRDSSGSAASSAYLSSSLSPCLSSRRSSQNSTHQRLHNRSSTDSYDPISTDASRRSSEASQCGGAGGLGGYSGGVGLTGSRGSLSLTPAQHYHLKAKYAAATGGPPPTPLPNMKPHPGSMEDSTSNHLPPLVRPQHCSNTTAHMGAHLGAHIGAQVGAHVGYRRRVPYPGEGPMSGARRASDPVRTQVCDSGNTAPMQRFNSLNNLHPLPPLSHHPAPEPRLTLHNYTGAEGSSQQAGNPSIAEQAALEALAMEDSGAGLLLGDEYILPDELVHYLHSQAQAEGDYLQHQDQAPVSQRDFYQPQGGTLGQSIAFPQHQGAERRSPSKLPIQWNEVSSGSADMSPQRGSYSQCERWSSAEHKPFGRFSNMVVQQCIPELQSACSGSPAVKTESSRLSSMELRGSHNTLNFKQQSAHGPQKQNYTASCHVGNNLVLNRTMDNLCALSQSSGPPLHRLPFVPRPPAHGRNHSVRSYNSQSSERPEGLHRLQGVHPQRSRTSCPAPLGPGVKLEAPDDGYLEQGFGQLSFECVEKPSLCPVLEDHLGSAEEGTGQEALLSPASDQVTSTVEASVGVLEEAVSLDFGLMLEDYDQGSLVSGVLSPSMFQGVSRTSSRLTTPHGSAAYTSGAPGAPMGAVPPMGPGLNNMAIGDMSSLLSSLAEESRFLAILQ